In Streptomyces sp. HUAS ZL42, the DNA window CTTGGCGAGATGATCGCTCAGTGCCGCGTAGCTCGACGCGTGCACGAGAGTCCACGCCTCGTCTACCTGCTGACGGAAGTCGGCAAGCGATGGAGTCGGCTCGGCCGGGGGCTGCTGGAAGAGGCTGCCCAACGCGGGATGACCGGTAAGGGCCACCCGCAGGCCGTCGAGATCATTGCTCTTCGCCTGCTCCTCTGGCTCGGCTTCCTCCACCGGGGCGGCGGCGTCCGACCGTAGGTCACGTACGGGCACGTTGAGCGCATCGGCGAGAGCCTGAAGGACGGACAGCCGCTCGACGGGCTGTACGCCTCTTTCGACCTGCGAGACCCAGCTCTCGGAGCGCCCCATGGCAGCGGCAAGGTCGCTCTGTGACATGCCTGCCGCGCGGCGGAGCTCCTTGACCCTCTGGCCAATCGTCTTGGTGTCGGAAGCCGTCACTTCTCGGCTCCGGTGGGGTACTTGCCGGCATACGGCTGAAGGCGGTCAACCTCGGTCTTCTCGACGTACTTGGAGCGCTCGGCCAGGAAGTGACGCGTGTGCGGCTGACGCTCGTGCTCCTCGAAGGCAGCGCGATCGGCGTACAGCTCGTAGAAGATCCGCTCGTTGGGCGCGCCCTCGACCTCGTGGCATGCATAGACCAGCGTGCCGGGCTCGTGCGCCCGGATCCCTGCGGCGGTCTCCTCGATCAGTGCGTCAAACGCTTCCTCTGCCCCGTCGCGCAGCGTGAAGCGAACAAAAAGCCCATAGTTGGCCATTCCTGCCTCCTTCTCGTCGCACTCAGTCTCGCAGACTCGGAGTTCTCCTACTAGTCGCAGTTTTTCTGTTGACTCGCAGTTTTTCTGCGAGTAGTTTCAGTGGTGTCGCAACAACAAGCCGCCCCGGGCTGCGTGCCATCCGCCAAGATCACAGCGCAGCCCGGGGCTTATCCCAACAGGGAGACTCCATCATGCGTCAGATCCCCGTCGACACCTCCGCCGCGACCGTGATGGTCGCCAAGACGCCGCAGCCCAAGGTCAAGGACCGCCGTACCGGCGAGATCGCCACCGACGCCGAGACCGGCGCCACGCTGATGACCGTCGACGTGATGTTCGCGGCGAACGACGAGGTCGAGATCCTGTCCATCACCGTCCCCGAGCCCGGTATCTCCGGTGAGCTGGGCATGGGTACGCCGGTCGCCCTGACCGGCCTGATCGCCCGGCCGTGGGAGAACGAGTTCAACGGCCAGAAGCGGCACGGCATCGCCTTCCGCGCGGTCGCCGTGACCTCGCTCGCCGCCGCTGCCGCGAAGCCCAAGGCGGCCTGACCATGACCTGGTTCATGGTCGCGCTCGTGCTGGTCGTCGCCACTGCGGGTCTCCTGCGGTGGCGGCGCCCCGCCTGGTACTGGCTGACCTTCGGGGTCGCCCTCGCCGCGCTGCGGGTCCTGGTTCGCTACGCGTCCGTCATGGACGCCTGCGGCCTGACCGTCCCGCCCTCGCGGTGGCGTCTCGCCCTCGCCCGGATGACGAACCGGCCGTCGCCGGAGTCCCGCCCGCCGCGGATTCTGCGGATGCGCCCGACTCGGACCGGCCTGGTCCTGCGGCTCAAGCTCCGGCCCGGACAGGACGCCTTCGACATCGCGGCGGCCTCCGACCGGCTGCGGCACTCCTTCGGGATGTACGGCGTCACCTCGCGTGAACTCCGCTCTGGCGTGGTCGAGGTGCGGATGACGGGCTACGACGTCCTGAAGCGGGTGCAGATGCCTGCCAGGACTGAACCCCGCCCGATGCGGGTCCCGGTCGCCTTGCGGGAGGACGGCACGGTCCACTACCGCGATTACCGCGCGATACCCCACGCGCTCACCCTCGGGGCCACCGAGTCGGGAAAGTCGGTGTACCAGCGCAACCTGGTCGCCGGGCTGGCGCCGATGGATGTGGCCCTGGTCGGGATCGACTGCAAGCAGGGGGTTGAGTTGTTCCCGCTGGCCCGTCGGTTCTCCGCGCTCGCCGACAACCCGGACGCTGCCGCCGAGCTGCTGGAGTCGCTCGTCACGCACATGGAGGGCGTCTACCAGCTCATCCGCGCCGAGCAGCGCGTCACCGCCGACGTCTGCGATGCGGAGATCGCCGCCGACATCTGGGATCTGCCCGCCGACCTGCGCCCGACGCCGATCGTCGTCCTCGTCGACGAGGTCGCCGAACTCGCCCTGTTCGCCACCAAAGAGGAGGAGAAGCGCAGGGACCGGATCATCACTGCGCTGGCCCGGCTCGCCCAGCTCGGCCGTGCCGCCGGGATCTACCTGGAGATCTGCGGGCAGCGCTTCGGCTCCGAACTCGGCAAGGGCATCACCATGCTCCGCGCCCAGCTCTCCGGCCGAACCGCCCACCGCGTCAACGACGAAACCTCAGCCAACATGGCCTTCGGCGACATCTCCCCGGACGCCGTCCTCGCCGCCATCCAGATCCCCGCCACCATGCGCGGTGTCGCCATCGCAGGGGACTCAACCGGCGGCTGGCACCGCATCCGTGCCCCGCACACCTCGATGCGGCAGGCCGTCAACATCTGCAACCGGCATGCCGACCGTACGCCGGACCTGCCCAGCCTGGCCCCGTTCCGGCCCGCACTCAGCATCCCCGAGCCCGTGGATGCCCCGGCCGTCGAGTCCATCCCGGCCTCTGCCTGATCTCTCCCGCTCCACGGTCGGCGCGACCGCTTCGCGCCAGGTCCCTACCCGAGCCATGCCCGAAACAAGGAGATCACCCGCCATGTGCCCTGACTGCGAGGACTTCGCCCGCACCGTGGTGATGCTCGGCCAACTCGCCCTCTACGCCGACACCTTCGGCGCCGATCAGGACTTCATCGACATCGTCGGCCCGTGCCTGGCCGCCTCGTTGCCGGAGCCGCCGCCGGGCACGTTCCCGCCCGGCTACGACCCCGGCGAGGAGTCCTGATGGCCCGCCCCAGTCTCCGCGTCGACGCGGTCCTGGTCCAAGCCGTCATCGCGGGCGCCCTGTCCTTCGCCCACCTCCACGACCTGGCCGCCGCTGCCGGACAGAACGGCTGGAAGGCCTGGGCCTACCCGATCAGCGTCGACCTGCTCCTGGTCGCCGCCTGGCGACGGCTCCGCTCCGACGGCCCGTCCCGGCTGGCCTGGTGCTGGTTCCTGATCGCCCTGTTCGCCTCGCTCGGCGCCAACGTCGCCACCGCCGGATTCCTCGACCTGGCCAACCCGCCCGCCCTACTCCGGCTCGGCATCGCCGGATGGCCCGCCCTCGCCTTCCTCGGCGGCACACTCCTCGCCCACTCCGCCGGGGACCGGGTGCCGGTTCCGCCGGCGCCCGCAGCCCCGGCCCCCACACCCGACATCGAGCCCGAACCGATCCCCGACCCGGAGCCGGAAGCCGACCCGGTCACCGCGTCCGAGCAAGCCCCCGCCTTGCCCGCCGCCGACCCGGCTCCGGCAGTGCCCGTCCCGGCCGCGCTGGTCGACCACGCCCGCAAGGTCGCCGCGGACCACCAGACCCGCACCGGCTCCCCGATCGACACCGAAACCCTGCGCGCCCGGCTCGGCGTCCCGCCCCAGCTCGCCGACGCCATCGCCGCCCAACTCGCCTGACTCGGAAGGAACCCATCGCCATGACGCGTGACCCCGCCGACCTGACCGCCGCCGACTACCTCGACAGCGCCCGCGAGATGACCGCCGCCAACCGGCCCTACCTCGCCCACCTGCTCGCCGAGGAGGCCGCCCAGCGCACCACCGACCCGGCCACCGCCGCCGGTATCCGCGCCAGCTTCCCCGACCCGGCCACGACCCGAGAGGAGACCGACTGACATGCCCGCCCGCGACCACTTCCACTCGCTGATGCAGATCGGCCCCGTGCAGATCGGCACCCACCGCGACCGCAACGGCCAGACCAAACACGCCGCCGTGTGCACCGCCGACCGCTGCGGCTGGTCCGCCGACTACACCAGCCAGACCGCCGCCCAGCTCGCCGCCCGCACCCACCGCTGCAAGGTCAGCTGAGGAGGCCACCACCCATGAACGTCCCGCTCTGGTTCGCCCTGCTCGTCGTCGGCTACCTCGGCGTCAAGCTCATCCGCCCGCCCGCGTGGCTCATCGCGGTGCTCCTGCTCGGCGGCTTCCTCCTCGCCGACAGCGTCCTTGCCCCGGCCATCGACAGCTTCGTCAAGTAGCCCACTGGAGAGAGGAGATCACCGATGCTCCGCCCGAAGATCCCGACCATGCCGACGCCGACCAGCCGCGTCACTCCGCCCGCCGTCGTCGAGCCGACCGTTGTCGTTCCCGGCACCCAGACCCCGCCGCCCGCTCCGGTGGCCCCGGCGCCGTCCCGGCCCACGATCCAGCTCACGCCCGGCGCTGTGATCGCCCTCGTCGGCGGCGGCACCGCCGTCGTCCTGGTCGTCGGCGCTGTCCTCGTCTCCATGCTCCTCGCCGTGGCCATCACCGGCGCCTCGGTCGCCGTGTGCGCGGTCGTCCTGCGCTCCCTCCTCAACGCCGAAAGGAAGAACTGACATGGGCATCTTCAGCAAGCGTCCCGCCACCGACTCCGTCAAAGCCGAACGCGAGTACCGCGCCGTCAAGCGTGAGGCCGTCAAGCGGCACAACGAGATCGCCGACCGGATCCAGAACGGCACCGCCACGCCCGAGGACAAGCGCATCTTCAACGCCGGGCGTAAGCGCTCCGGCCGCATCTGAACGGCCCCCGGAGCGGCCTCGGTCGCCAAACTTCCGCCGCTCCGGACGCCGTCCCTGTCCGATCCACAGAACCGGAAGGAACCTCCATCATGACTGGCCCCACCCCAGCCACCACGACAACACCGCGGATCTGCCCCAACTGCGATGGCTTCGCCTCCGCCGCCATCACCATCGGCGGCCGCGACCACCGCGGGCAGCTGCGCACCATCACCGCGGACTGCCCGGCCTGCCGCGGCACCGGCATCGCGCCCGCCCGCGTCCTCCAGCTCGCCGGGGGCCGCGCATGACCAACGCCGCGACCTTCGCGGACCTGGACCCGATCACCCTGGGGGATCTCCTCCGGGTGGCCGGGATTCCGGGCTTCGACCGCTGGCAAGACCAGATCAAGCGCACCGGCGGCTGTGCCGACCCGATCCACCTGCGCGGCTGGGTCCTGCACAAGGACAAGACCACCGGCGAGACCCTGCACCACTACAGCACCGAGAACGAGCCGGGCGGGCGCCTCCGCGTCGCTTGCGGCAACCGTCGCGCCTCCCGCTGCCCGGCCTGCGCCTGGACCTACGCCGGGGACACCTACCACCTGATCCGTGCCGGGCTCGCCGGGGACCCCGACAAGGACATCCCCGCCACCGTCCGCGACCACCCGCGCGTCTTCACCACCCTCACCGCACCCTCGTTCGGCCCAGTCCACAACCGGCCCGACCGCGGCGCCTGCCGCTGCGGCACCCGCCACACCGAGGACGATGCCTCCCTCGGCACAGCACTGGACCCGGCCACCTACGACTACGCAGGCGCCGTGCTCTTCAACAACCACGCGGGCGAGCTGTGGATGCGCTTCGCCAACCGACTCCGCCGCGAGATCGCCGCCCGCGCCGGACTGACACAGCGTGAACTCGCCGACGCCTGCCGGGTCTCGTACGGCAAGGTCGCCGAATTCCAGAAGCGCGGTGCCATCCACTTCCACGCTGTGATCCGCCTCGACGGACCCGACGGCCCTGATTCTCCACCGCCCTCGTGGGCCCGTACGGAGCTGCTCACGGACGCGATCCGTGCCGCCGCTACGCACTCCTACACCAGCGTCAGCGTCCCGGCCTCCGACGACCAACCCGCCCGCACCTTCCGCTGGGGTACACAGCTCGACGTACGGCCCGTGAAGGCCTTCGGTGACGGTTCAGACCTCACCGAACAGGCCGTTGCCTCCTACGTCGCCAAGTACGCCACCAAAGCCGCAGAGAACACAGGCACTCTCGACCGCCGCATCGGCGAACTCGCCGAACTCGACCGCCACGGCGTGCCCGACCACGCGCGCCGTCTGATCACCGCGTGCCGCGACCTCGACAAGCTGTACCCGGACCGGCGGCTGTGGGCCTGGGCTCACATGCTCGGTTTCCGGGGGCACTTCAGCTCCAAGTCGCGCCGCTACTCGACCACTCTCGGCGCTCTTCGCCAGGCGCGCGCGGACTTCCGCGCCGTTCAGGAACGCGCCGCCCTCGGCCTCGACGACCGCGAGCCGGACACCGTGCTCGTCCTCGCCGACTGGCAGTACGCCGGACACGGCCACACCCCTGGTGAATCCGCGCTCGCCGCCACGATCGCTCGTGATCTCCAGCTCAACCGTGAAACCGCCCGCGAAGCACTCGCCGCGCTACCAGATGACAGGGAGTGGTGACCATGCCGACCCGACTGCCCGACCGCTATCTCACGCCTGAGGACCTGGTTGAACTCTTCGAACTGCCCAGCGTGGAGACCCTCTACCAGTGGCGGCGGAAGCGCATCGGTCCTCGGGGATTCCGGGTAGGCCGGTACATCCGGTACGACCCCGACCACGTGCATGCGTGGGTCAAGTCCCAGATGGAAGGGGCTGCCGCCTGATGGCCGGACACGTTCAGGATCGCTGGTACAAGTCCGTTCCCGGCCCGGACGGCAAGAGCGTCAGGGTCAAGACCGACCGCTACGGCGTCGGCCACCGCTACCGCGCCCGGTACATCGCGCCGGACGGCTCCGAGAAGTCCAAGAGCTTCCCGGACAAGCAGAAGCGCAAGGCTGACGCCTGGCTGGCCAACATCGAAGCGGACATGTCCCAGGGGAGGTACATCGACCCGGCCGCGGGCTCGGTGACCTTCGGGCAGTACGCCAAGGAATGGATGGCAGCGCTGACCATCGATCCGGTGACCCGCGAGAGTGTCGAGATCCGGCTCAGGGTCCACGCCTTGCCGTACCTCGGTGATCGCCCCCTGGCGTCCTTCCGGCCGTCGCACCTGCGCGCGTGGATGCGCGAGCTGGAGGCCACGGGTCGCGCGGCGTCCTACCGGCGCTCGATCTTCGCCAATGTGTCAGCGGTGTTCACCGCCGCCGTGGAGGACCGGATCATCGCCGAGAATCCGTGCCGCGCCCGCTCGGTGAGGGCGCCGTCCCTGGATGCCCGCAAGGTCAAGCCCTGGTCCATCGAGCGCGTCATGGCAGTGCACGAGGCCCTGCCGGATGCCTACCAGGAGATGGTGGCCCTCGGCGCGGGCTGCGGCCTCCGTCAGGGCGAGATTTTCGGTTTGGCTCTTGAGGATGTCGACTTCCTCGGCGGCACGGTCCACGTAGTGCGGCAGGTCAAGCTCATACGAGGGACGCGCCCGGTATTCGGCCCTCCCAAGGGCGGCAAGGAACGGCATGTACCGCTGCCCGAGGCGGTCTCCTTCGCGCTGGCCGCGCACATCACGAGGCACGAGCCGGTAGAGGTCGCCCTGCCATGGAAGACCCCGGACGGTCCGCCGGTGTCGGCGTCGCTCCTGTTCGTCAACGCCCGAAGCCAAGCCCTGAACCGGCTGCGCTTCAATCCGGGCGTTTGGCGTCCCGCCCTCACTTCCGCCGGCATACCCCTCGGCCGCGAGAACGGCATGCACGCCCTCCGCCACTTCTACGCCTCCGTGCTCCTGGACGCGGGGGAGAGCATCAAGGCCCTGAGCGAGTACCTGGGCCACCACGACCCGAGCTTCACGCTCCGGACGTACACGCACCTGATGCCGAACAGCGAGGCTCGCACCCGGGCCGCCGTGGATCGGGTCTTCCGGAACCCGGGTGGCACCGAGGACGGCCCCGACACGGCCCATGAGGCAACATGAGCCCGTGACCTGCACGTTCCTCAGAACAGCCACAACTGAGCAGCAGGCACAACTGAGCAGCAGGCACAACAGAGCGCCCTCCCACTCCACAGGCGGGAGGGCGCTTTCGTCACCCCCGCAGGCCCGTCGCGAACTCCGTAAGGGCCGCGAAGTCGGCCTCCAGCAGGCCGAGCCGTGGGTTGACATGGTGCAGGAGGGCGGCCCCGGGGTGGCGGGCGGCGACGTACGCGTCGTCGGCCGGGCTCTGTTCGTCGTCGACCCAGGCGAAGGGGCGGCCCTCGGCGTACGTCACGATCGCCTCGGTCTTCCAGTGCACGCCGTCCGGCCGGACGGCGAACAGGCCCTCGCCGAAGTCGACGTACGGCAGCTCGGGCAGGCCGACGACGGGGGCGATCCAGCGGTTGGCGGCGGCCATCCACGTGGTGGCCCAGCACAGGTCGTAGGGGAGATCCAGTAGCGCCCGGCCGTGCGAGGGGTTCAGCCAGACCCGCAGTGGGCGTCCGGGCTGCAGGGCCACCCTGAGCGTCGTATAGCCCCCGGGGCGTCGCTCCGGCTTCGCCGCGTACGGGTTGAGGGGGCCGTCGACATCGAGGAACAGCAGGGGGCGGCTCACGGGGCCACCGTACGGGACGGGCGTGCGGCGGCACCCGGGAATTTCTTCCGGCGAGGGGCGCCCTCCGCGATCAGGCCACCAGCCGCTCGTACTCCGCCAGCAGCCCGTCGGTCGTCGCCCGGTCGGCGGGCCGCAGGGGTGCGCGGACCGGACCCGCGGGCAGACCGAGGGCGTTGAGGATCGCCTTGGCGGTGACCGTGCCGGGCAGGCCCGCCGACATCACCGCCTCGATGAGCGGTGTGGCCCGCTGCTGGAGCCGGGCCGCCCCGGCCGTGTCGCCCGCGTCGAACGCGTCGAGGACGGCCCGTAGCCGGCCCGGGACGACGTTCGCGACCGTGCTCACACAGCCGGCTCCGCCCACCGCGTACAGGGCGAGGTTGTGCTCGTCGCAGCCCGCGTAGTAGGCGAGGTCCGTGCGGGAGAGGACCTTCTGGGCGGCGAGGAAGTCGTAGGAGCAGTCCTTGACCGCCACGATCCGGGGGTGGCCGGCGAGGCGGATCATCGTCTCGGGCTCGATACGGGTCCCGGTGCGGCCCGGGATGTCGTACAGCGCGACCGGCAGCCCCGACGCGTCCGCGACCGCCAGGAAATGGGCCTCCAGGGCGTCCTGAGGAGGCTTGCTGTAGTAGGGACTGACCACCAACAGGCCGTCGGCGCCCGCCTTTTCGGCCTCGAGTGCCAGCTCGACGGTGTGCCGGGTGTCGAAGGTGCCCACACCCGCCACGATCGAGGCCCGGTCGCCCACCGCCTCCCGCACGGCCGTGACGAGCGACGCCTTCTCGGCGTCCGTCGTGGTCGGCGACTCGCCCGTCGTGCCGGAGAGCACGAGACCGTCGCAGCCCTCCGCCACCAGCCGGTCGGCGAGCCGCTGCGCACCGTCGAGGTCGAGCGCGCCCGCCTCGGTGAAAGGCGTGATCATCGCGCAGAGGGCGCGGCCGAAGGGAGGGGTGGAGCGAGCGGTTGTCGTCATGTGAGTAGTCTCGGCAGACCAATCGTGAAGCTCCACTTAAATCTTCTAAGAGGTATTGGTAAGTGGTGCTGCGGAGTGGGTGGGTGGGCCCTATGTCCAAATCGACCCTCCATGGGTCACCATGGCCAGGACGGTCACCGGCGTCAGCCCATGGAGGCGTCATGAAGCTCGGCAAGGCACTGGCCACCGGAGTCGCGGAGGAGCGGCCGCGGGTCCACGAGGACGAACTCGAACTCCCCGAGGAGATCAAGGACCTCACGGCCCCCGCGCCCGAAGAGGTGCCGGCCGCACGATGAGGCTGCGGCTTCCGGAGGAACGCCCGACGGAGCCGCCGACCGGCTACAAGATCGCCCACCCGGTCCTGTCCCAGGACGGCACCCGGGCGGGGTTCACCGGTGTGTCGCTCGGCGGCGCGCTGCCGTACGGAGTCGTGGCCGACGCGTCCTGTGTCTACGGCCTGCGGCACCGTGCACCGCACCGCCGCTGCGACTGCGGCTTCCACTGCGTGCACGAGCGCACGGCCGCCGAGGCGCTGCTGTGCACGGCCGAACACCGCGCGGCCGTCCTGCTCGAGGTCTCGGTCCTGGGCGCCTACATCCGCTTCGAGCGCGGCTTCCGCTACGCCCGTCAGCGGGTACGGAAGGCGACCGTCGGCCCCTGTGCCTGCGGCGCCGGCGCGGCGTCGCTCGCCGACGCCGGCTGGGGCCGGCCCGGCTGGCGTGCCCTCGCACCCTCCTGCGCGGCCTGCCTCCGCGGCCGTACGTTCCTGTCGCTCGCCGCGTTCGCACGGCTGGCCGGGGACGGGCTGCGGGTCGTGGCGGGAGCCGCGAGCGGCAGCGGACCCTCGGGCGCCGAGGGCCTCGGCGTGCCCGAACTCGTCGCGGAGGCCGCGCTGCTGCAGGCCCGGCTGGACTGGTTCCAGAGTCAGTTGGCCGAGCTCGGGGACCGCGGGGACGGGGGCGGGGCGCAGGGGTAGCCGGGGTCGGCCGGGGTACCCGGATGTTCCGAACCGAGAGGAGGCGGGACACCGTGACCGGGACCATCGACTCCGGCCCTGCGCACGACGCGCACCACTCCGTGGGCGAACTCGTCACGCAGGCCACAGAACAACTCTCCCGGCTCGTGCGGCAGGAACTGAGCCTCGCCAAGGAGGAGCTGGCCGAGAAGGGACGGCGTGCCGGGCGAGGTGGCGGGCTGCTCGGTGCCGCGGGCGCCTTCGGCTATGCCGGACTGCTCGCCCTGGCCGGCACGGCGACCGCCGCGCTCTCGCTGACGCTGTCCGTGTGGGCCGCGGCGCTCATCGTCACCGCGGCGCTGTTCGCGATCGCGGGCCTGCTGGCCGTGGCCGGCCGCAGCCAGCTGCGCCGCGCCACGCCCCCCACGCCCGAGGAGACCCTCGGCAGCGTCAGGGCCGATGTCGAGGAGATCAGGGAAAGGGCACACCACCGATGACCCACAGGAAAGCGGGCTCCGCGGAGCTGCGGCGGCAGATCGAAGAGACGAGGACCGAACTCGGCGGCACCGTCGAGGAGTTGGCGGCGAAGGCCGATGTGAAGGGCCGGGCCCGGGCCCGCGCCGCCGACCTCAGGGACAAGGCGGGCGCGATGACCGTGCAACTGCGCAGCACGGCGGCCCAGGCCGGTCACACGGTCCAGGACAGGGCGAGCCGGGCGGGTCACGCGGTGGAGCATGGCGCGCCGCGCCCCGTCCGCACCGTCGTTCAGGCCGGGCTGCGGCATCCGCGGCCGGTGCTGATCGCCGGTGCGGCACTGGGAGCCGTGGCCGTGGCGGGGCTGCTGCTGCGGCGGCGCACCGGGCGGTAACGGGGTTCGTGCGACACGGGGCCCGGGTCGGCTGTACGTCGGCCCGGGTCTTTTCACGGACCCCCACCGAAAACTCCATCCGTCTGGACAAAAAAAGTTTTCGGTGAGACCGTGGACGCATGCTGGACGTGACCGTGATCGAGGACCCCGAGGCCGCAGCCGTCTCCCTGGACCCCATACGGGCCCGGCTGCTCGCCGAACTGACCGCCGGCCCCGCGTCGGCCGCCATGCTGGCCGGCAAGGTCGGGCTGCCCCGGCAGAAGGTGAACTACCACCTCAAGGCGCTGGAGCGGCACGGCCTGGTCGAGCTGGCCGGCGAGCGGCGCAAGGGCAACGTCACCGAGCGGCTGATGCGCGC includes these proteins:
- a CDS encoding DUF2637 domain-containing protein; protein product: MARPSLRVDAVLVQAVIAGALSFAHLHDLAAAAGQNGWKAWAYPISVDLLLVAAWRRLRSDGPSRLAWCWFLIALFASLGANVATAGFLDLANPPALLRLGIAGWPALAFLGGTLLAHSAGDRVPVPPAPAAPAPTPDIEPEPIPDPEPEADPVTASEQAPALPAADPAPAVPVPAALVDHARKVAADHQTRTGSPIDTETLRARLGVPPQLADAIAAQLA
- a CDS encoding helix-turn-helix transcriptional regulator — encoded protein: MPTRLPDRYLTPEDLVELFELPSVETLYQWRRKRIGPRGFRVGRYIRYDPDHVHAWVKSQMEGAAA
- the dapA gene encoding 4-hydroxy-tetrahydrodipicolinate synthase, which translates into the protein MTTTARSTPPFGRALCAMITPFTEAGALDLDGAQRLADRLVAEGCDGLVLSGTTGESPTTTDAEKASLVTAVREAVGDRASIVAGVGTFDTRHTVELALEAEKAGADGLLVVSPYYSKPPQDALEAHFLAVADASGLPVALYDIPGRTGTRIEPETMIRLAGHPRIVAVKDCSYDFLAAQKVLSRTDLAYYAGCDEHNLALYAVGGAGCVSTVANVVPGRLRAVLDAFDAGDTAGAARLQQRATPLIEAVMSAGLPGTVTAKAILNALGLPAGPVRAPLRPADRATTDGLLAEYERLVA
- a CDS encoding mobile element transfer protein; translated protein: MPARDHFHSLMQIGPVQIGTHRDRNGQTKHAAVCTADRCGWSADYTSQTAAQLAARTHRCKVS
- a CDS encoding DUF3618 domain-containing protein encodes the protein MTHRKAGSAELRRQIEETRTELGGTVEELAAKADVKGRARARAADLRDKAGAMTVQLRSTAAQAGHTVQDRASRAGHAVEHGAPRPVRTVVQAGLRHPRPVLIAGAALGAVAVAGLLLRRRTGR
- a CDS encoding SpdD-like protein; translation: MLRPKIPTMPTPTSRVTPPAVVEPTVVVPGTQTPPPAPVAPAPSRPTIQLTPGAVIALVGGGTAVVLVVGAVLVSMLLAVAITGASVAVCAVVLRSLLNAERKN
- the repSA gene encoding replication initiator protein RepSA, translated to MTNAATFADLDPITLGDLLRVAGIPGFDRWQDQIKRTGGCADPIHLRGWVLHKDKTTGETLHHYSTENEPGGRLRVACGNRRASRCPACAWTYAGDTYHLIRAGLAGDPDKDIPATVRDHPRVFTTLTAPSFGPVHNRPDRGACRCGTRHTEDDASLGTALDPATYDYAGAVLFNNHAGELWMRFANRLRREIAARAGLTQRELADACRVSYGKVAEFQKRGAIHFHAVIRLDGPDGPDSPPPSWARTELLTDAIRAAATHSYTSVSVPASDDQPARTFRWGTQLDVRPVKAFGDGSDLTEQAVASYVAKYATKAAENTGTLDRRIGELAELDRHGVPDHARRLITACRDLDKLYPDRRLWAWAHMLGFRGHFSSKSRRYSTTLGALRQARADFRAVQERAALGLDDREPDTVLVLADWQYAGHGHTPGESALAATIARDLQLNRETAREALAALPDDREW
- a CDS encoding tyrosine-type recombinase/integrase, coding for MAGHVQDRWYKSVPGPDGKSVRVKTDRYGVGHRYRARYIAPDGSEKSKSFPDKQKRKADAWLANIEADMSQGRYIDPAAGSVTFGQYAKEWMAALTIDPVTRESVEIRLRVHALPYLGDRPLASFRPSHLRAWMRELEATGRAASYRRSIFANVSAVFTAAVEDRIIAENPCRARSVRAPSLDARKVKPWSIERVMAVHEALPDAYQEMVALGAGCGLRQGEIFGLALEDVDFLGGTVHVVRQVKLIRGTRPVFGPPKGGKERHVPLPEAVSFALAAHITRHEPVEVALPWKTPDGPPVSASLLFVNARSQALNRLRFNPGVWRPALTSAGIPLGRENGMHALRHFYASVLLDAGESIKALSEYLGHHDPSFTLRTYTHLMPNSEARTRAAVDRVFRNPGGTEDGPDTAHEAT
- a CDS encoding phage holin family protein, with amino-acid sequence MTGTIDSGPAHDAHHSVGELVTQATEQLSRLVRQELSLAKEELAEKGRRAGRGGGLLGAAGAFGYAGLLALAGTATAALSLTLSVWAAALIVTAALFAIAGLLAVAGRSQLRRATPPTPEETLGSVRADVEEIRERAHHR
- a CDS encoding FtsK/SpoIIIE domain-containing protein, translated to MTWFMVALVLVVATAGLLRWRRPAWYWLTFGVALAALRVLVRYASVMDACGLTVPPSRWRLALARMTNRPSPESRPPRILRMRPTRTGLVLRLKLRPGQDAFDIAAASDRLRHSFGMYGVTSRELRSGVVEVRMTGYDVLKRVQMPARTEPRPMRVPVALREDGTVHYRDYRAIPHALTLGATESGKSVYQRNLVAGLAPMDVALVGIDCKQGVELFPLARRFSALADNPDAAAELLESLVTHMEGVYQLIRAEQRVTADVCDAEIAADIWDLPADLRPTPIVVLVDEVAELALFATKEEEKRRDRIITALARLAQLGRAAGIYLEICGQRFGSELGKGITMLRAQLSGRTAHRVNDETSANMAFGDISPDAVLAAIQIPATMRGVAIAGDSTGGWHRIRAPHTSMRQAVNICNRHADRTPDLPSLAPFRPALSIPEPVDAPAVESIPASA
- a CDS encoding putative quinol monooxygenase, yielding MANYGLFVRFTLRDGAEEAFDALIEETAAGIRAHEPGTLVYACHEVEGAPNERIFYELYADRAAFEEHERQPHTRHFLAERSKYVEKTEVDRLQPYAGKYPTGAEK